A genomic region of Arachis stenosperma cultivar V10309 chromosome 9, arast.V10309.gnm1.PFL2, whole genome shotgun sequence contains the following coding sequences:
- the LOC130947620 gene encoding inositol transporter 1-like, with protein MTISISTPGPGSSGYLDMYPERKVSAFKNPYILGLTAVASIGGLLFGYDTGVISGALLYIKDDFEQVKQSNFLQETIVSMAVAGAILGAAAGGWINDAYGRKRATLTADVIFTVGAVVMAFAPDPYILIIGRLLVGLGVGVASVTAPVYIAELSPSEIRGSLVSTNVLMITGGQFLSYLINLAFTQVPGTWRWMLGVSGVPAVIQFCLMLFLPESPRWLFIKNREKEAIDVLANIYDVARLEDEIASLSVQSEEEDLHKRKDIRFWDVFKSKEIRLAFLAGGGLQAFQQFTGINTVMYYSPTIVQMAGFRSNELALLLSLIVAGLNACGTILGIYLIDHAGRRKLSLYSLAGVVVSLIILSISFFKQSSENALYGWLAVLGLALYIAFFSPGMGTVPWTVNSEIYPEQYRGICGGMSATVNWVSNLIVAESFLSVAQGAGTGPTFLIIAGIAVLAFLFVLVFVPETKGLTFDEVEILWKDRAWGKNPRTQSLLES; from the exons ATGACCATATCCATCTCCACTCCCGGACCGGGAAGCTCCGGTTATCTAGATATGTACCCTGAAAGGAAGGTCTCCGCCTTCAAGAATCCATACATTCTCGGCCTCACCGCCGTCGCAAGCATTGGCGGCCTCCTCTTCGGCTACGACACCGGCGTCATTTCCGGCGCCCTTCTGTACATCAAAGACGATTTTGAACAGGTCAAACAAAGTAACTTCCTACAAGAAACAATCGTCAGCATGGCAGTTGCAGGTGCGATTCTTGGCGCAGCAGCTGGCGGTTGGATCAACGATGCGTACGGACGAAAGAGAGCAACTCTGACAGCAGATGTTATCTTTACAGTTGGAGCAGTTGTCATGGCCTTCGCACCAGATCCTTACATTCTCATAATCGGACGCCTTCTCGTCGGTCTCGGGGTCGGCGTCGCCTCTGTAACCGCTCCCGTTTACATCGCAGAATTGTCGCCTTCGGAAATAAGAGGAAGTCTTGTAAGCACAAATGTGCTTATGATAACTGGTGGACAGTTCCTCTCTTACCTCATAAACCTTGCTTTCACACAG GTTCCTGGCACGTGGCGCTGGATGCTCGGAGTTTCAGGTGTGCCAGCTGTGATTCAGTTTTGCCTCATGCTCTTCCTGCCTGAATCCCCAAGATGGCTATTTATCAAG AACAGGGAAAAGGAAGCCATTGATGTGCTTGCAAATATCTACGATGTTGCTCGGTTGGAGGACGAAATTGCTTCGCTTTCTGTTCAATCGGAGGAGGAGGACCTTCACAAAAGGAAGGATATCAGATTCTGGGATGTTTTTAAGTCTAAAGAGATCCGATTAGCATTCCTTGCTGGAGGTGGACTTCAG GCTTTTCAGCAGTTTACAGGCATTAACACAGTAATGTACTACAGCCCAACGATTGTGCAAATGGCTGGCTTCCGCTCTAATGAGTTAGCTCTTCTTCTATCCCTCATAGTTGCCGGCTTGAATGCTTGCGGCACCATTCTTGGCATTTACCTTATCGACCACGCAGGGCGAAGAAAACTGTCCCTCTATAGCTTAGCAGGAGTAGTAGTATCACTGATCATCCTGTCCATTTCATTTTTCAAGCAATCATCTGAAAATGCTTTGTATGGATGGCTTGCGGTTCTAGGATTGGCCCTGTATATTGCATTCTTCTCACCGGGGATGGGAACTGTGCCTTGGACAGTAAACTCAGAGATATATCCCGAACAATACAGAGGAATTTGCGGCGGCATGTCAGCAACTGTCAATTGGGTTTCCAATTTGATTGTAGCAGAGTCATTTCTATCAGTTGCTCAAGGTGCAGGAACTGGTCCTACTTTCTTGATCATTGCAGGCATAGCTGTGCTTGCGTTTCTCTTTGTGCTTGTTTTTGTTCCTGAAACCAAAGGGTTGACGTTTGATGAAGTGGAGATTTTGTGGAAGGATAGAGCTTGGGGCAAGAATCCTCGCACTCAGAGCCTTCTTGAATCTTGA